One segment of Triticum aestivum cultivar Chinese Spring chromosome 2A, IWGSC CS RefSeq v2.1, whole genome shotgun sequence DNA contains the following:
- the LOC123185798 gene encoding heavy metal-associated isoprenylated plant protein 28, whose protein sequence is MGDLQIVLAGGTIEAQHVEMKVPLYSYGCEKKIKKALSNLKGIHSVQVDYHQQKVTVWGICNRNDVLAAVRRKRRAARFWGADQPDLGEDARQGDASKHYLRAFAAYRSRKSWKKLFPMIRL, encoded by the exons ATGGGTGATCTGCAGATCGTGCTGGCAGGGGGGACGATCGAGGCGCAGCACGTGGAGATGAAGGTGCCGCTCTACTCCTACGGCTgcgagaagaagatcaagaaggcGCTGTCGAATCTGAAAG GGATTCACTCGGTTCAGGTGGATTACCACCAGCAGAAGGTGACGGTGTGGGGGATCTGCAACCGGAACGACGTGCTGGCGGCCGTCCGGCGGAAGCGGCGAGCGGCGCGGTTCTGGGGCGCGGACCAGCCGGATCTGGGCGAGGACGCTAGGCAGGGGGACGCCTCCAAGCACTACCTTCGAGCGTTCGCCGCGTACAGGAGTAGGAAGTCGTGGAAGAAGCTCTTCCCCATGATCCGGCTGTAA